A part of Kryptolebias marmoratus isolate JLee-2015 linkage group LG8, ASM164957v2, whole genome shotgun sequence genomic DNA contains:
- the inavaa gene encoding innate immunity activator protein has protein sequence MTAIESKEEISDTDSGIIIHSGSDSPTSPVKDLTTRTRALKLKHQSLEERLELCLLELRKLCIREAELTGTLPSDYPLMPDEKPPRVRRRIGASFKLDKELILQDQQDSELQALETDLAVQRQIYQAARKLSLEDNLTKPQKKNRLQQCRREEKKVKDLQEAVLQHRIKSECNSPSVSVSSSQNKDMCMSDDSSLSDVVALDDDMDSSFPLSPPVLGSSCSDPLQLSDPLQSSHESSGQTGVEYERSPIQNSPWKESSLDQPYRKATKTQTASRSRSSSPAGTQVSAESCRIPLTQFVRNSALRHTHSTSAPSTPELLVRRQYSQSFRHPKKKLFADMEHLSSESSRGRGRLPQQPCTPNFTVRSPEYSPPRPYQISSEDSSSEHSSSSFICSPVRDRPTEIPKLCPPPYGFHFGAQKKDLSIFSGLQKSTGQPQPSPAHVRATTEDGALSPQDLGTGKGFLSAPPVARRPQRRTSSQRSILKPPPPYNNLVRTPSLREYPNHAVRMMPRDLVSEELKSWHQRNQLHKLRPNCREQQSSPSVTSPTSPHLPTFEQGSGNVILQRAADGTPVQWFVAEDAEIVSQV, from the exons ATGACGGCCATTGAGAGTAAAGAGGAGATCAGCGACACAGACAGTGGCATTATTATACACTCTG GTTCGGACAGCCCTACGTCACCGGTGAAGGACCTGACCACCCGCACCAGAGCTCTGAAACTGAAGCACCAGTCTCTGGAGGAGCGCCTGGAGCTCTGCCTGCTGGAGCTCCGAAAACTCTGCATCAGGGAGGCA gaGCTGACAGGCACACTTCCCTCAGACTATCCTCTGATGCCTGACGAGAAGCCACCTCGAGTTCGGAGGAGGATTGGAGCTTCGTTCAAACTGGACAAAGAGCTCATCCTTCAGGACCAACAG GATTCAGAGTTACAAGCGTTAGAGACTGACTTGGCGGTCCAGCGGCAGATTTACCAGGCAGCCCGTAAGCTCTCCCTCGAAGACAACCTCAccaaaccacagaagaagaacaggCTGCAGCAGTGCAGAAGGGAGGAGAAGAAAGTGAAGGACCTGCAGGAGGCCGTGCTTCAGCACAGAATCAAGAGTGAGTGCAACTCGCCATCTGTCTCCGTCTCAAGCAGCCAAAACAAAG ATATGTGCATGTCTGATGACAGCTCCCTCTCTGATGTGGTGGCTCTGGATGACG ACATGGACTCGTCATTCCCCCTCTCGCCTCCGGTGCTGGGCTCTTCCTGTTCAGACCCCCTCCAGTTGTCGGACCCCCTGCAGTCGTCCCATGAGTCCTCGGGGCAGACCGGTGTGGAGTATGAGCGCTCTCCCATCCAGAACTCTCCGTGGAAGGAGTCTAGTCTGGACCAGCCTTACCGAAAGGCCACCAAAACTCAGACTGCCAGCAGGAGCAGGTCCAG TAGTCCAGCAGGAACACAGGTGTCTGCAGAAAGCTGCAGGATTCCTCTCACTCAGTTTGTCAGGAACTCTGCGTTGCGTCACACTCACTCCACCAGCGCCCCCTCCACCCCTGAGCTGCTTGTTCGCCGACAGTACTCCCAGTCTTTCAG ACATCCCAAAAAGAAGCTGTTTGCTGACATGGAGCACCTGAGCTCAGAGAGCAGTCGTGGAAGAGGCAGGCTGCCTCAGCAGCCCTGCACGCCAAACTTCACTGTCCGCTCCCCGGAGTATTCCCCGCCGCGTCCTTACCAGATCAGCTCAGAGGACAGCAGCTCCGAGCActcgtcctcctccttcatctgCTCTCCTGTGAGAGACAGACCCACTGAGATCCCTAAGCTCTGCCCCCCACCGTATGGGTTCCACTTTGGGGCACAGAAGAAAGACCTCTCCATCTTCTCTGGCCTACAGAAGAGCACCGGCCAGCCTCAGCCCAGCCCTGCTCATGTCAGAGCCACAACAGAGGATGGCGCCCTCTCCCCACAAGACCTGGGCACGGGGAAGGGCTTCCTGTCCGCCCCTCCAGTCGCTCGCAGACCGCAAAGAAGAACTTCCTCCCAGAGGAGCATCCTGAAGCCCCCTCCACCTTACAACAACCTGGTGCGGACACCTTCACTGAGAGAGTACCCCAACCACGCCGTCAGGATGATGCCCCGGGATCTCGTGTCAGAGGAGCTGAAGTCCTGGCACCAGCGGAATCAGCTGCACAAGTTACGGCCAAACTGCAGGGAACAGCAGAGCTCGCCGAGCGTCACGAGCCCCACGTCACCTCACCTGCCCACGTTCGAACAG GGCTCGGGAAACGTGATCCTCCAGAGAGCTGCCGACGGGACCCCAGTCCAGTGGTTTGTGGCTGAGGATGCTGAGATCGTGAGCCAGGTGTGA